In Niallia sp. FSL W8-0635, one genomic interval encodes:
- the lysA gene encoding diaminopimelate decarboxylase, whose product MHYYGTSKVNDAGHLEIGGVDTLVLVEKFGTPVYIYDVELIRERARGFKQTFDQLGVKAQVAYASKAFSTIAMVQLANEEGLSLDVVSGGELYTAIAADFPVERIHFHGNNKSKDELLMAIDYKIGCIVVDNFYELEMLQQLCEDKKTKMSILLRVTPGIEAHTHDYILTGQEDSKFGFDLQNGQAEAALLKAKESPFLELLGLHCHIGSQIFDTTGFVLAAKKIMTHLTEWKTNHGFESQVLNLGGGFGIRYTAEDQPIKPAEYVEVIIKEVKEQVSHLNMKMPEIWIEPGRSLVGDAGTTLYQIGSRKEVPNVRNYLAIDGGMSDNIRPALYQAKYEAVLANKPLQAPDETVSIAGKCCESGDMLIWDLPLPKADDKDVLAVFCTGAYGYSMANNYNRIPRPPVVFVENGEARLVVKRESFEDLLRLDLPFKEAAASLKK is encoded by the coding sequence ATGCACTATTACGGAACTTCAAAAGTAAATGATGCCGGTCATCTTGAAATAGGCGGAGTAGATACGCTCGTATTAGTCGAAAAATTTGGAACACCAGTCTACATTTATGATGTTGAATTAATTAGAGAAAGAGCTAGAGGGTTTAAGCAAACGTTTGACCAATTAGGAGTGAAAGCCCAAGTTGCCTATGCAAGTAAAGCTTTTTCTACGATTGCAATGGTTCAACTAGCAAATGAAGAAGGCTTATCATTAGATGTTGTTTCTGGTGGTGAATTATATACAGCTATTGCTGCTGATTTCCCTGTAGAAAGAATACATTTTCATGGGAATAATAAAAGCAAAGATGAACTATTGATGGCAATTGATTATAAGATCGGTTGTATTGTCGTTGATAATTTTTATGAGCTTGAAATGCTTCAGCAACTATGTGAAGACAAAAAAACAAAAATGTCTATTCTATTAAGGGTAACACCTGGTATTGAAGCACATACACATGACTATATATTAACAGGCCAGGAAGATTCAAAATTTGGATTTGACTTGCAAAATGGACAAGCAGAAGCTGCTTTATTAAAAGCAAAAGAGTCACCCTTTTTAGAATTATTAGGGCTTCATTGCCATATTGGCTCCCAGATTTTTGATACAACAGGTTTCGTGCTTGCTGCCAAAAAAATAATGACACATTTAACAGAGTGGAAAACAAACCATGGGTTTGAGTCTCAAGTATTAAATTTAGGTGGTGGATTTGGTATTCGTTATACCGCAGAAGACCAACCAATAAAGCCTGCTGAATATGTAGAAGTAATCATCAAAGAAGTAAAAGAGCAAGTAAGCCATTTGAACATGAAAATGCCCGAAATATGGATTGAGCCAGGAAGATCGCTAGTAGGTGATGCTGGTACTACACTATATCAAATTGGTTCACGTAAAGAAGTCCCTAATGTTAGAAATTATTTGGCGATTGATGGGGGGATGAGTGACAACATCCGCCCGGCTTTATATCAAGCAAAGTATGAAGCGGTTCTTGCAAATAAGCCTCTCCAAGCACCAGATGAAACTGTTTCGATTGCAGGAAAATGCTGTGAATCAGGAGATATGCTTATTTGGGACTTACCTTTACCAAAAGCAGATGACAAAGATGTTCTTGCTGTTTTCTGTACAGGTGCATATGGGTATTCCATGGCAAATAATTATAATCGAATCCCGAGACCGCCAGTTGTGTTTGTGGAAAACGGGGAAGCAAGATTAGTTGTGAAAAGAGAATCATTTGAAGATTTATTACGATTAGATTTACCGTTTAAAGAAGCGGCAGCTTCTTTGAAAAAATAA